The Sediminispirochaeta smaragdinae DSM 11293 genome has a segment encoding these proteins:
- a CDS encoding MFS transporter: MFLNLYRGLPRSVYALFGARIVNRMGDFVRTFLTLYLTRILGLPTALSGTFVMLSAMASSVGAFAAGHFVDSHGRRRIILTSQLASALLIGSCGFLPTGTYIPWLLIAGTFFMGAIRPAVNAVVADITEPDRRQSAYGLLYLGTNIGVAVGPMIAGFLFRHYIRWIFIGDAVSTLIAMAVVFSLVPETIPHAGYASSGNTPDMEDLERPERGPFLSILLRRPQLLVFALLGVCINLIYSQHSFALPLYLDSLFGSAGAAQFGLLMSFNAVTVLVATTLVLGATARFPASFNMGLGALCYLTGFGMLAFVSAFTPFGFFFLSTCIWTVGEILVVTNYQVFVASNTPLTHRGRFNGTMNLSFGIGNMLGPPVAGFFLAHVLFSSFWLFVAGASLIVATAYYLLYLYTGKQRRAA, translated from the coding sequence ATGTTTCTAAACCTATACCGGGGCTTACCGCGCTCAGTCTACGCCCTTTTTGGTGCGAGGATAGTCAACAGGATGGGGGATTTCGTGCGGACCTTTCTTACCCTCTATCTGACTCGAATCCTTGGCCTGCCTACTGCACTCTCCGGTACCTTTGTCATGCTTTCGGCAATGGCCTCTTCCGTTGGGGCCTTTGCTGCAGGGCATTTTGTGGATAGCCATGGCCGTCGGCGTATCATCTTGACTTCTCAGCTCGCTTCGGCTCTTTTGATTGGTAGCTGCGGTTTTCTTCCGACCGGCACCTATATCCCTTGGCTTCTGATCGCCGGAACCTTCTTTATGGGAGCGATTCGACCTGCGGTAAACGCCGTGGTAGCCGATATTACCGAGCCCGATAGACGACAAAGCGCCTATGGTCTCTTATACCTGGGAACCAATATAGGGGTGGCCGTCGGACCCATGATAGCCGGTTTTCTTTTCCGTCACTATATTCGGTGGATTTTTATCGGCGATGCCGTAAGTACCCTTATTGCAATGGCAGTTGTTTTTTCCCTTGTACCGGAAACAATACCACATGCTGGATATGCCTCCTCAGGCAATACACCGGATATGGAGGATCTTGAACGGCCGGAACGTGGTCCCTTTTTGTCTATTTTGCTCCGGCGCCCGCAACTCTTGGTTTTTGCCTTGCTCGGTGTGTGTATCAACCTCATCTATTCTCAGCACTCTTTTGCTTTACCCTTATATCTCGATTCTTTGTTTGGCAGTGCAGGGGCTGCTCAATTCGGCTTGCTTATGAGTTTCAATGCGGTGACGGTCCTGGTGGCAACGACACTTGTGCTGGGGGCAACGGCTCGGTTTCCGGCTTCGTTCAACATGGGTTTAGGTGCGCTTTGCTACCTCACCGGTTTTGGCATGCTTGCCTTTGTTTCTGCTTTCACTCCCTTTGGTTTCTTTTTCCTTTCCACATGTATCTGGACCGTTGGAGAGATTTTAGTCGTTACAAACTACCAGGTCTTTGTTGCCTCAAACACTCCGCTTACTCATCGAGGGAGGTTTAACGGCACCATGAACCTCTCCTTCGGCATCGGCAATATGCTGGGGCCACCGGTGGCCGGATTTTTTCTTGCTCACGTCTTGTTTTCTTCTTTCTGGCTCTTCGTGGCCGGCGCCTCTTTGATCGTTGCCACAGCTTATTATCTTTTGTACCTTTACACCGGTAAGCAGAGGAGAGCAGCATGA
- a CDS encoding 2-hydroxyacid dehydrogenase: MNIFFYQKLNSIWTSNLEKIRSEFPHVQFLTESDEPDMEEIEVVVGGKPTKEFLSAAPRLKLVIVPFAGVNHLPLEFIAERGIRVANSHGNAPDVAERTLAMILAWYGKIVEYHNDLLRGQWHGFWVGRGLDDTWKSIRGSRCAILGTGEIGIHLARLLAPLEVETIGYKRRPVSAPIPGFSRISHDLDEVIDAADTVVIALPATDATIGLFDEKRLSRMEGKLLVNVGRGSIVDEAALSHALEAGTLAGAAIDCWYSYPTDGTIGAPARLPFYKQESVLLSPHIAGFTPQALTRNIEQAFENLRRYLRDRSLLFEINPSGGY, from the coding sequence ATGAATATATTCTTTTATCAGAAACTCAATTCCATATGGACTTCGAACTTGGAGAAGATACGATCGGAATTCCCCCATGTCCAATTCCTTACCGAAAGTGACGAACCGGATATGGAAGAGATCGAAGTGGTGGTCGGAGGAAAGCCGACGAAGGAATTTTTGAGTGCTGCTCCGCGGTTGAAACTGGTCATCGTTCCCTTTGCCGGTGTCAATCACCTTCCGCTGGAGTTTATTGCGGAGAGAGGAATTCGGGTTGCAAACAGCCACGGTAATGCGCCTGATGTGGCGGAACGAACCCTCGCGATGATCCTTGCCTGGTACGGAAAGATTGTCGAATATCACAATGATCTGCTCCGGGGACAGTGGCATGGTTTCTGGGTGGGGCGAGGCCTTGACGATACCTGGAAATCGATTCGGGGAAGCCGCTGTGCAATCTTGGGAACGGGAGAGATCGGCATTCATCTTGCCCGGCTCCTTGCGCCACTGGAGGTTGAAACCATCGGTTACAAGCGCCGCCCTGTCTCTGCCCCTATTCCCGGTTTCTCACGGATTTCCCATGATCTTGATGAGGTGATCGATGCCGCCGATACCGTGGTTATTGCTTTGCCTGCTACAGACGCTACAATAGGACTTTTTGATGAGAAGCGCCTTTCTCGGATGGAAGGTAAACTTTTGGTTAATGTTGGCAGGGGATCTATTGTTGATGAGGCGGCATTATCCCATGCTCTTGAGGCGGGGACCCTTGCCGGGGCTGCCATTGATTGTTGGTACAGCTACCCGACGGATGGCACAATTGGTGCTCCTGCCCGATTGCCATTTTACAAACAGGAAAGTGTCCTTCTTTCACCGCATATTGCCGGTTTCACTCCTCAGGCACTAACGCGCAATATTGAACAGGCCTTTGAAAATCTGCGGCGCTATCTACGTGATCGCTCCTTACTGTTTGAGATCAATCCTTCCGGCGGATATTGA
- a CDS encoding Hsp33 family molecular chaperone HslO has translation MIEKPIVGKTLSEHLKQLSKDTLDIFLLEEGSLRGAIAHGSMMVNQMRANHDLGVLESYVLGQAYLAAGLLSSAVKGNDRLILSIECGGPIKGLSVETDAKAQVRGYLAQVPIPVEKPLENFDLSPFFGPGFLKITKQLEHAKRPFPGQIMLRSGNLAEDLAWYYLESEQTKSFFSLSIQFDNKGDIIGAGGLFLQELPGAKAEALEKVQETALAMPSLGTAFSKGVSGSELVNRTLGKHSPQILGSRPLRFFCSCSKERFGAFLAGMQGLQQEEILKDSDFPLRVECHNCGSVYEFSRVECEELFSN, from the coding sequence ATGATCGAAAAACCTATTGTGGGAAAAACGTTATCGGAACATCTCAAACAACTTTCTAAGGATACCCTTGATATATTTCTTCTGGAAGAGGGCTCGCTTCGTGGAGCCATCGCACATGGCAGTATGATGGTGAATCAAATGCGGGCCAATCACGACCTTGGGGTTCTGGAAAGCTATGTACTCGGTCAAGCCTACCTTGCAGCAGGATTACTCTCCTCCGCAGTAAAGGGAAACGACAGGCTGATCCTTTCTATTGAATGCGGTGGTCCCATCAAGGGGCTAAGCGTAGAAACCGACGCAAAGGCACAAGTCAGGGGGTATCTGGCTCAGGTTCCCATTCCAGTGGAAAAACCCCTGGAAAATTTTGATCTATCACCCTTTTTCGGTCCTGGTTTTCTGAAAATCACGAAGCAGCTGGAACATGCAAAACGTCCTTTTCCGGGGCAGATCATGTTGCGAAGCGGGAACCTTGCCGAAGATTTGGCCTGGTACTATCTCGAATCGGAACAGACGAAAAGCTTCTTTTCATTGAGCATCCAGTTCGACAACAAAGGGGACATTATCGGCGCCGGAGGCCTTTTCCTTCAAGAACTTCCCGGAGCCAAAGCCGAAGCACTGGAAAAGGTACAGGAGACGGCTCTCGCCATGCCGTCGCTCGGAACCGCTTTTTCAAAGGGAGTAAGCGGTTCCGAGCTTGTCAATCGGACACTGGGAAAGCATTCGCCTCAAATCCTTGGCAGTCGTCCTCTCCGTTTTTTCTGTAGCTGCTCGAAAGAACGATTCGGAGCTTTTCTTGCCGGAATGCAGGGACTCCAGCAGGAAGAGATTCTTAAAGATTCTGATTTTCCCCTTCGGGTTGAATGCCATAACTGCGGTTCGGTCTATGAGTTCAGCAGAGTAGAATGTGAGGAACTGTTTTCGAATTAA
- the msrA gene encoding peptide-methionine (S)-S-oxide reductase MsrA — MREEVIVLGGGCFWCMEAIFRRVEGVLRVTNGYAGGRDPEPTYEKVSSGTTGYAEVVEIRFDADRLSLKDLLELFWKAHDPTTRDRQGADIGSQYRSVIFFTEPHQQIIARESMQELHDLGHYENPIVTELLPLSQFHPAEAYHQDYYARNSFAPYCRMVIAPKLNKLEANGTGS; from the coding sequence ATGAGGGAAGAGGTCATTGTTCTTGGCGGCGGCTGTTTTTGGTGCATGGAAGCGATTTTTCGCCGTGTAGAGGGAGTCCTTCGTGTTACGAACGGCTACGCCGGAGGGCGTGATCCTGAACCGACCTATGAAAAGGTGTCTAGCGGCACCACGGGCTACGCCGAAGTTGTCGAGATCCGTTTTGATGCCGATCGGCTTTCCCTGAAAGATCTTCTTGAGCTTTTCTGGAAGGCTCATGATCCTACTACCCGCGATCGCCAAGGAGCAGATATCGGTTCCCAGTACCGATCCGTCATTTTTTTTACGGAACCACATCAGCAGATTATTGCGAGGGAATCCATGCAAGAACTTCACGACCTTGGACATTACGAAAATCCCATCGTAACCGAGCTTCTGCCGCTTTCACAATTCCATCCTGCGGAAGCGTATCATCAGGATTATTATGCTCGTAATTCCTTTGCCCCGTATTGCCGGATGGTCATCGCACCGAAACTGAACAAGCTGGAAGCAAATGGAACCGGTTCCTGA
- a CDS encoding branched-chain amino acid ABC transporter substrate-binding protein — protein MRRGRIFLILLIVFLTLGMVSCKKKDSDTIKIGVAGAHSGDLASYGLPTVKAAELVVKDANANGGILGRQVELVVEDDVCKPEVATNTASKLVGEKVVGVIGHICSGATKAALGIYKDSNIFAISPSATNPPLTQSGDYPNFFRTIASDDAQARLEVDFALDTLGLTKIAVLHDKGDYGKGLAEFAKGFLENDDRAEVVLYEGVTPGAVDYTAVINKIEASGAQAIIFGGYHPEASKIVAQMRKAGMDIAFISDDGVKDDTFIKVAGEYAEGVYATGPKDTTSNPLAKKAIKEHQDAYGEDPGAFYLNAYAATLAVLNAIEAAGATDYDAVTNALRTEWVETPLGKIRFDEKGDAIGIGFSMYQVRNGAYVEIE, from the coding sequence ATGCGTAGAGGTAGAATTTTTCTTATCCTGCTGATCGTATTTCTTACGTTGGGAATGGTTTCCTGTAAGAAGAAAGACAGTGATACCATCAAGATCGGAGTGGCTGGTGCCCATAGTGGCGACCTTGCTTCTTATGGTCTTCCCACGGTGAAGGCAGCCGAATTGGTTGTCAAAGATGCGAATGCAAACGGAGGCATTCTTGGCCGCCAGGTTGAACTGGTTGTCGAGGATGATGTTTGTAAACCCGAAGTCGCGACGAACACCGCAAGTAAGCTGGTTGGTGAAAAAGTTGTTGGTGTTATCGGACATATCTGTTCAGGAGCAACAAAAGCTGCTCTCGGTATCTACAAAGATTCAAATATTTTTGCCATCTCTCCGTCGGCGACAAATCCTCCGCTGACCCAGAGCGGGGATTATCCCAACTTTTTCAGAACGATTGCTTCTGACGATGCCCAGGCTCGCCTTGAGGTAGATTTTGCTCTTGATACCCTTGGCCTTACAAAGATTGCTGTGTTGCACGATAAGGGCGATTACGGAAAGGGGCTTGCTGAGTTTGCCAAGGGGTTCCTCGAAAATGATGACCGGGCTGAGGTTGTGCTCTACGAAGGTGTGACTCCTGGTGCCGTTGATTACACCGCGGTTATCAACAAGATTGAGGCCTCCGGTGCCCAGGCCATCATTTTCGGTGGGTATCATCCCGAGGCATCCAAAATTGTTGCTCAGATGCGAAAGGCCGGAATGGATATCGCCTTCATTTCCGATGATGGGGTGAAGGATGATACCTTCATCAAGGTTGCCGGTGAATATGCCGAGGGCGTATACGCAACCGGTCCCAAAGATACCACCAGTAACCCCCTTGCCAAGAAGGCGATCAAGGAGCACCAGGATGCATATGGCGAAGATCCCGGAGCATTTTATCTGAATGCATATGCGGCAACTTTGGCTGTGTTGAATGCCATCGAAGCTGCCGGGGCGACCGATTACGATGCCGTTACCAATGCCCTGCGGACAGAGTGGGTGGAAACGCCTCTTGGAAAGATCCGTTTCGATGAAAAAGGTGATGCAATCGGAATCGGGTTTTCCATGTATCAGGTGCGAAACGGCGCCTATGTGGAGATCGAATAA
- a CDS encoding branched-chain amino acid ABC transporter permease — translation MKLDFFLGLLLGGLTRGSIYALLALGYTMVYGIIQLINFAHGEIYMIGAFTALIVAGVLTLSGMPTLAIFAIALVVAVVYAMGYGYTIEKMAYKPLRQAPRLSVLISAIGMSMFLQNYVLLAQTSDFQPFPALIPEFAFLEPYRKIISSSQLFILITTAIVMVLLTVLIRYTRTGKAMRATSQDKTMAMLVGINVNKVISTTFIIGSGTAALGGLLISSHIGQINFYIGFIAGIKAFVAAVLGGIGSIPGAVLGSFVLGMTESFGTGLVSSDYEDVFAFVFLILILIFRPEGLLGRSTKQKV, via the coding sequence ATGAAACTGGATTTTTTTCTTGGGCTTCTCCTCGGAGGGCTCACCCGTGGCAGTATTTACGCTCTGCTCGCACTCGGATACACCATGGTATACGGTATCATCCAGCTGATCAACTTCGCTCACGGAGAAATATATATGATCGGGGCCTTTACCGCCCTGATTGTCGCAGGGGTGCTTACCCTCAGCGGTATGCCGACGTTGGCAATTTTTGCGATTGCCTTGGTTGTAGCGGTAGTCTATGCAATGGGCTACGGCTACACCATTGAGAAGATGGCTTATAAGCCGCTTCGTCAGGCACCTCGTCTCTCCGTTCTGATCAGCGCTATCGGAATGTCGATGTTTCTGCAAAATTATGTGCTGTTGGCACAAACTTCGGACTTTCAGCCCTTTCCGGCTTTGATTCCCGAGTTTGCCTTTCTCGAACCCTATCGAAAGATTATCAGTTCGAGCCAGCTTTTTATCCTGATAACCACGGCAATCGTCATGGTTCTGCTTACGGTCTTAATTAGGTACACAAGGACCGGTAAGGCAATGCGTGCAACTAGTCAGGATAAGACCATGGCCATGCTTGTCGGTATAAACGTTAATAAGGTGATCTCAACCACCTTTATTATCGGTTCCGGCACCGCGGCTCTTGGAGGTCTTCTGATCAGCTCGCATATAGGACAAATAAATTTCTATATCGGTTTTATTGCCGGAATAAAGGCCTTTGTGGCGGCCGTACTGGGAGGGATTGGTTCCATTCCCGGGGCCGTTCTCGGTAGCTTTGTGCTCGGTATGACCGAGAGCTTCGGAACCGGACTGGTATCAAGTGACTACGAAGATGTTTTTGCTTTCGTCTTTCTGATTCTGATCCTGATTTTCCGTCCCGAGGGGCTGCTCGGACGGTCGACAAAACAGAAAGTGTAA
- a CDS encoding ABC transporter permease subunit — translation MTKINLWKEAKTSLIIALWFVILTFPIMVIKVNTIDDIVEWRWIRILFVGIGAFFLSAAYRYMLYRKKTGARREAKARVLKIPRLGINTTLDAAFFSQKKVALPGILFIALAIIILPFISSMYQTNIISTALLSVMLGMGLNIVVGLGGMLHLGYIAFYAVGAYTYALLNYHFGVNFWVALPLGGLFSMIFGILLGIPVLRLKGDYLAIVTLGFGEIIRIVLENWNEFSFGPSGIANIPRPGFFGVKLSIQHASIFTYFILIALVIFTIFIVSRLKNSRLGRAWEAMREDDIACEAMGVDITKAKMTAFALGAFWAGLAGVVFASKTTFINPASFTMWESIVVLCIVVLGGMGSLGGVVIGALLIVLLPEYLRAFSEYRMLLFGAVLVVMMIFRPEGLIQARRHVFTFEHGENKSEAEK, via the coding sequence ATGACAAAGATTAATCTCTGGAAAGAGGCGAAAACCTCTCTTATTATAGCCCTTTGGTTTGTGATCCTCACCTTTCCGATTATGGTGATCAAGGTCAATACCATTGATGATATTGTTGAGTGGCGATGGATTCGGATATTGTTTGTCGGCATCGGTGCCTTTTTCCTTTCCGCTGCCTATCGCTACATGCTCTATCGAAAGAAAACCGGGGCAAGAAGAGAAGCGAAGGCACGGGTTCTCAAGATACCTAGGCTTGGAATTAATACGACGCTGGATGCGGCATTCTTTTCACAGAAAAAGGTTGCACTCCCGGGCATACTCTTCATTGCCCTTGCGATTATTATTCTTCCCTTTATTTCCTCAATGTACCAAACCAATATTATTTCCACCGCCTTGCTCTCCGTGATGCTCGGTATGGGATTGAATATCGTAGTTGGCTTGGGAGGGATGCTGCATCTTGGCTACATAGCCTTTTATGCCGTAGGAGCCTACACCTATGCCCTGCTGAACTATCATTTCGGCGTCAATTTTTGGGTGGCCCTTCCCCTCGGCGGCTTATTCAGCATGATCTTCGGTATTCTCCTCGGTATTCCCGTTTTACGCTTGAAAGGTGATTACCTTGCCATCGTAACCCTTGGTTTCGGAGAGATCATCAGGATAGTCCTTGAGAACTGGAACGAATTTTCATTCGGACCCAGCGGGATCGCCAATATACCGCGACCGGGATTTTTCGGGGTGAAGTTGTCGATTCAGCACGCATCGATTTTTACCTATTTTATTCTTATTGCTCTGGTTATTTTTACCATCTTCATTGTATCAAGATTAAAAAACTCCAGGCTCGGCAGGGCGTGGGAAGCGATGCGGGAGGATGATATTGCCTGTGAAGCGATGGGGGTCGATATCACCAAGGCCAAGATGACGGCCTTTGCCCTCGGTGCCTTTTGGGCCGGGCTTGCCGGTGTTGTGTTTGCGTCAAAGACAACCTTTATTAATCCCGCCAGTTTTACCATGTGGGAATCGATCGTTGTGCTTTGTATTGTGGTTCTCGGCGGCATGGGGTCTCTCGGCGGGGTTGTTATCGGAGCACTGCTCATTGTTTTGCTTCCCGAGTATCTTCGTGCCTTCTCCGAATACAGAATGCTGCTTTTTGGTGCCGTTCTTGTTGTCATGATGATTTTTCGGCCCGAAGGTCTTATACAAGCTCGTCGTCACGTTTTTACCTTTGAACACGGTGAGAACAAAAGTGAGGCTGAAAAATGA
- a CDS encoding ABC transporter ATP-binding protein: protein MNEAVLDVRNLTMEFGGLRAVDSVDLQVADQQIAALIGPNGAGKTTFFNCVTGIYKPTGGDVMANPPGKEPSRLNGLKPNKVTERGLARTFQNIRLFQNMTVLENVMIGRHCRLKAGVLGAIFRNKATREEEKRVIEESYHVLKKIGLEEHVNELAKNLPYGAQRRLEIARALATEPFILLLDEPAAGMNPQETKDLMKLIYQLRENEKIAILLIEHDMSLVMSISERVFVMDYGKLIADGTPQEIKKSPAVVKAYLGEDIDA from the coding sequence ATGAATGAAGCTGTACTTGATGTCCGGAATCTAACCATGGAGTTCGGAGGTTTGCGTGCGGTTGATTCTGTGGATCTCCAGGTGGCCGACCAGCAGATTGCTGCACTTATCGGCCCCAATGGTGCAGGAAAGACGACGTTTTTTAACTGTGTGACCGGGATTTACAAACCGACCGGTGGTGATGTCATGGCCAATCCTCCGGGGAAAGAGCCTTCTCGTTTGAATGGGTTGAAGCCGAATAAGGTAACCGAACGGGGTCTTGCCCGTACCTTTCAGAACATCAGATTGTTTCAGAACATGACGGTTCTTGAGAACGTCATGATCGGCAGGCATTGCCGTCTCAAGGCAGGGGTTCTTGGCGCCATCTTTCGAAATAAGGCTACCCGTGAGGAAGAAAAGCGGGTTATCGAAGAGAGTTATCATGTGCTTAAGAAGATTGGCCTGGAAGAGCATGTAAACGAACTGGCGAAGAACCTTCCCTATGGTGCCCAGCGGCGTCTTGAGATCGCCCGTGCTCTGGCCACCGAGCCCTTTATCCTTCTCCTGGATGAGCCTGCCGCCGGTATGAACCCACAGGAGACCAAGGATCTCATGAAGCTGATCTATCAGCTCAGGGAAAATGAGAAGATTGCAATCCTGCTGATTGAGCACGACATGAGCCTTGTTATGTCGATCTCCGAGCGGGTGTTTGTGATGGACTACGGTAAGCTGATAGCCGACGGGACCCCACAGGAGATAAAAAAGAGCCCGGCGGTCGTGAAAGCGTACCTAGGGGAGGATATCGATGCTTAA
- a CDS encoding ABC transporter ATP-binding protein: MLKIEDVNTFYGNIQALKGISIEINEGEVITLIGANGAGKTTTLMSICGIVPPRSGNITFLGSSLLDKEPDEIVAMGISQVPEGRRIFPYLTVQENLDMGAFLRKDQEGIARDREYIYELFPILAERRNQAGGTLSGGEQQMLAISRAIMARPKLLLLDEPSLGLAPLIVLQIFDIIKKINTENKTTIFLVEQNANLALKTAHRGYVMENGAITLADSCENLLENEAVRKAYLGM; the protein is encoded by the coding sequence ATGCTTAAGATTGAAGATGTCAATACCTTTTACGGAAACATCCAGGCACTGAAAGGCATAAGTATTGAGATAAACGAGGGTGAGGTCATTACTCTTATCGGTGCGAATGGTGCTGGAAAGACGACCACCCTTATGTCGATTTGCGGTATTGTCCCCCCTCGCTCTGGAAATATCACCTTTCTCGGAAGTTCTTTGCTTGATAAGGAGCCGGATGAGATTGTCGCCATGGGGATCAGCCAGGTACCGGAAGGGCGCAGGATTTTTCCCTATTTAACCGTTCAAGAAAACCTCGATATGGGGGCTTTTCTTCGCAAGGATCAGGAGGGAATTGCCCGTGATCGTGAGTATATTTACGAGCTTTTTCCGATTCTGGCGGAACGGCGGAATCAGGCCGGCGGTACCCTGAGCGGCGGAGAACAGCAAATGCTTGCCATAAGCCGTGCAATCATGGCCAGGCCGAAGTTGCTTTTGCTCGACGAACCTTCTTTGGGCTTGGCCCCTCTCATCGTTCTTCAAATTTTCGATATTATTAAGAAGATTAATACCGAAAATAAGACTACAATTTTTCTTGTGGAACAGAATGCAAATCTTGCTTTGAAGACCGCCCATCGCGGATACGTGATGGAAAACGGTGCCATTACCCTTGCGGACTCTTGTGAAAACCTTCTGGAAAACGAGGCGGTTCGTAAGGCTTATCTTGGTATGTAG
- a CDS encoding CBS domain-containing protein, protein MTVSRVMTHNPFTISDDTAVADAMALIHKEKVHRLPVLDKERKLVGIVSEKDLLYASPSPASTLSVYEMSALLARLKVKKVMTKEVITVTEQTLIEDAARIMVDKNVGGLPVMRDGLLVGIITESDIFKLFSELFGTRKRGLRVTALVPEQRGEIAGMAAAISEKGGNIISFGTFLGEDVSNSLCTFKVDEIGKEELQKAIAPYVVRIIDLREV, encoded by the coding sequence ATGACCGTATCCAGAGTAATGACTCACAATCCGTTTACTATTAGTGATGATACTGCTGTAGCCGATGCAATGGCTCTTATTCACAAAGAAAAGGTTCACCGACTTCCCGTCCTGGATAAAGAACGAAAGTTGGTGGGGATCGTTTCTGAAAAGGATCTGCTCTACGCTTCTCCCTCGCCTGCCTCGACCTTGAGCGTCTATGAGATGAGTGCACTCTTGGCCCGGCTTAAGGTAAAAAAGGTGATGACCAAGGAGGTTATCACCGTTACCGAACAGACTTTGATTGAGGATGCGGCCCGGATCATGGTCGATAAGAACGTCGGCGGGCTTCCTGTTATGCGAGATGGGCTTCTCGTCGGCATCATCACCGAATCCGACATTTTTAAACTCTTTAGTGAGCTATTCGGCACAAGGAAGAGGGGCTTACGAGTTACCGCCTTGGTTCCCGAACAACGCGGAGAAATAGCGGGAATGGCTGCAGCCATTTCAGAAAAGGGCGGCAACATTATCTCTTTTGGAACATTTCTTGGAGAGGACGTAAGCAATAGCCTCTGTACCTTCAAGGTCGATGAAATCGGCAAAGAGGAGTTGCAAAAGGCGATTGCTCCTTACGTCGTACGTATCATTGATCTTCGTGAGGTCTGA